The sequence below is a genomic window from Actinokineospora baliensis.
GTCGTGGTGGTGCGGTGGGCTCGATGGGGCGAACTTGTTTTGCGCGGGGCCCCTGCACCAGCCGTCGCAGGACCGCAAAAGCCGGGGCCGAAAAGCATGGCCCTGCAGCGAGGCAAGGCTACGACTGCCGCTCCCCCACGCAAAACAAGTCCGCCCCATCGAGCAGTTGGCACCTCGGCTTCCGAGTGTCCAGTGGCTGGCTGGAGCGCTCTTGGCCCTCGGCACTCCGATCCGGGCGGCCTTCAAGCCCGCATCGTGTTCGCCCAACGAACACTCCGCTCACCGGTGCGGCAGCTGCCACCGCTAGACATCTCTGGCCACTGCCAGCGCCTCTCCCGCCGGTAGCGTGCGCTCCGGCTCTCGGCCAACTGCTCCCGGTGGTTCCGCCGTCGAGACCGGCATCGCGTTCGCCCGCCGCAGACTCCTCCGCCGAGGCGCGGGGTCTCGACCGCCTGATGCTCTGTGGCCTCTGGCAGCACCGGTAGCGTGCGCCCTAGTGGACGCGCTCTCGGCTCTCGGCAAGCTGCTCCCGGTGGTCCTGGCCTTCGGGACCGGCATCCTCTTCGCCCGCCGCAAACTCCTCCCGACGGAGGCGGCGGGCTACTTCACCGACTTCGCGTTCCTGTTCGCGATCCCCTGCTACCTGTTCGGCAAGATCTTCCTCAGCGACCTGGGGCACCTGTTCAACGTCCGCGCGATCTCCGCCTACGCGGCCAGCGCCGCCCTCTGCGTCGTCCTCATCGGACTGTCTGCCGGTGGCAGTGCGAAGGTCCGGGCACTACGCGTCATGGCGGCGGTCCAGGTGAACACCGCGTACTTCGCTGTTCCCGTGTTCATCATGCTCTTCGGCGACGCCGCGCCGATCTTCCCTATCCTGCTGCTGCAAGTCTGCCTACTATCGACGGTCATCCTGACCACACTGGAGTTCGGCGGCCCCGGCAGCACGCCACGCAAGCTGGGCCGCGCGATCTGGGCCTCGCTCAACACCCCGGTCGTCCTCGCCTGCAACCTGGCGATCGTCCTGAACCTGCTCGCCGTCCCGATCCCCGGTCCAGTCCTGTCCGCCCTGTCCTTCGTCGGCGACGCGGCCGCGCCCGTGGCCCTCTTCGCCCTGGGTCTCTACCTCGGCAGCGCGGGCCTATCGATTCGCGGCACCACCCGCACCGAGCTCGCCCTCATCACCTTCAAGTGCGTCGCTTTCCCCCTCATCACCCTCGTCATCAGTCACTACCTCTTCAACGTCACCGGCGACTGGCTCAAGTACCTGGTCCTCATCGCCGCCATGCCGTCCCCGCAGAACCTCTTCGTCTTCGCCCACCGCTACAACACCGACGTCGACCTGGCCGCGTCGATCGTCGTCAAGAGCTCCCTGCTGGCGCTACTGCTGTTGCCGGCCTGGGTCCAGTGGGCCTCTTAGGTCCCGCAGAACGTCTGGTACTCGCCGAAGTCCTGGGGCGCGGGGGAGGCGTAGTGGGCGTGCGCCGGGTCTTCGACGTACGGGTGGGTCACGACGCTGAGCAGCTCGGTGAAGGG
It includes:
- a CDS encoding AEC family transporter, which encodes MDALSALGKLLPVVLAFGTGILFARRKLLPTEAAGYFTDFAFLFAIPCYLFGKIFLSDLGHLFNVRAISAYAASAALCVVLIGLSAGGSAKVRALRVMAAVQVNTAYFAVPVFIMLFGDAAPIFPILLLQVCLLSTVILTTLEFGGPGSTPRKLGRAIWASLNTPVVLACNLAIVLNLLAVPIPGPVLSALSFVGDAAAPVALFALGLYLGSAGLSIRGTTRTELALITFKCVAFPLITLVISHYLFNVTGDWLKYLVLIAAMPSPQNLFVFAHRYNTDVDLAASIVVKSSLLALLLLPAWVQWAS